The stretch of DNA TGAACTAAGACTGCACACCCTATTGTATGGATTGTTGTTCTATCCCTCACAGGGATAAATATGGCATCTAACGTAACTACAATCCATTATTTTCACTTATACTGAACATACAACACACGATCATTAACCATGCTGATGTATCACAAACCATTCAACCAGAAATATTACAAACAAAAAGAAGGATTTCAGGTCAGAAATGTGTCAAAAGCATCAAAGTGACACATTCGAAGATCAATTATAATGTTGACAACAGATTGTGGATGATAATAGTAGCTAAGGTCTGGGAAGTGGAAAGGCTCTTCTCTGGAGATCATGTTAACATAGGAAATAGCACTGAACCTTGTGCATTTCATTTCCATTTAATGCACTGAAACTGGTTAGTCATGGATCAGTGTGTTTATCACTGACAATAACCTCCATAAATTAACGTGTCTATGCACCAAACATCCAATATGAAGAACAAATACGATTCTTCTGTTGATAttaatctttgttttgttttcattagtgCCATGGCCAGTCATCAACCAGTCAATAAACAAATCTCAGGTTCATAAGTTCAGACTTGAGCTTCCTCTGGTCCCCTGTGCGATGTCAAAGCACGCTCCTCCTCACCTCTGTCACATTTCTTTCCAAAGACTCCCCTGTTGCTTCAGCTTGTCTGTCCTCCGTGTGAGATCACTGCGTGCCTCCTGCAATCGCTCGTGCAGCTCTGTGTTACGCCTGCTCTGCAGGTATCTCACCACCACTTCTCTGCTTCTGAAACTGCCATTCAAATCTGAAAGATGACACCTCAGTGGTCAAAGGCAAGACCCAACATTTCCATTATGAAAAAGTGCCTGAAATttgaccagcaaaccaccttaggcttGGTTCAACAGTTTGTTATTTTCCAGCAATGGAAGCACTTCACATTGTCTGTCCACTGCAAAGGGATCATAGTCATGTTGTGCTGCAATATTCatgagatatttaaaaatatagttaGGGGGTGTTCACACAGTATGCATTCTTGCCTTTAAAAAATATAGATGAAGTGCACTGGAATGGAATAAAACACCATCTTCAGATGAATAGCTCTTGATAATACCGTTTTAAAATAGCCATTTCAATGCTTATGGCACCATATATTGACACGGACGTGACACAATGAACAAAAGAAGTCTCAAAGGCATATGTACCAAGACAAACAATTACAATAGAACACTGATTCTTGGGAAATGTATATGCCATTTGATTTCAAATTTGATTTCCAAATTATTCAGGcaccaattatttaaaaaaaaatattttacattatcaTACACTCcccacaaaaaatacaaatatgtaaattcaAAAGAAACATTACTATGCAGAAGGAAAAtgctgaattaaaaaatattgtctACTTCTTACATAAGCTTCCTCAGTTGTGTTTCTACTTCTTGTTAACACTGTTAGATATTTaagaaaacatttagaaaatcaaTGTaatagaaagtaaaaaaaaaaagtacatttaaagtcATCTTGAAGGTCATCTTTCCATATTTTTCCTGCTTAAGTTTAACCAGGTCACACAAACTCAGTAATGtattgcattgtgtgtgtgtgtgtgtgtgtgtgtgtgtgtgtgtgtgtgtgtgtgtgtgtgtgtgtgtgtgtgtgtgtgtcagatgtgGGTGTAATTAGTAATATGCTGACATACAGGAGTTGAACAGACCGATTACTTGTTATACTGCACTTCATTACAAGACATCATCAAACCAATGCAAAAGACTGATGAAAGGACATTTGACGTTTCGTTACTCTAAATTTgtaaaatgcatattaaaacgcaaGGGCAAGGCTGTTGTGTTATGCAAATTTCAATGCACTTCTATTTTACAGTAGGCTATTGAACAGTTCCACAGGACACTGCTCACTTGGGCACAACAATCTGGGAACAGCAGCGCAATGTAACTGTGGTATGAATGCAAAGTCAGACAGGTATGTGTGCACCTTGAGCAGGCAAGCAGTAACACGTCTTTGAGGTAAAACCAGGGGGTGTACATGGAAAACTGCTTCCATGCCTCGGAAGAATAAAGGctgcatttgtttttttcatgAAACGGAGATAAAATGAAAACCAGTAGAAAGAGGTCATACAGAGCCGTAAAGTACACGTTATTTGTCTGTTGCTACATCTTCTGGGTAAGAGCATGTCTAATACATGTTTAATGTATTCACTGTAATGGAGCATACATTTGTTCGTTAACATGTTGAAAGTATGTGTAGTGTtttagtaattaataataatgtccTTTCCATTAAATAGGGCTACATGtacactcaaaaatatatatattttgttagattttcaaataaaagtaaatagtaaaatttaataaaataaaaaatgaaatatatatatatatatataaatattacactgttcaatttgatggaatgttgagtgtaatttttattttgtttatttatatatttatttattgagcatactattaaaaacagatttaaaaatacTTAATACTTTAATGTGCTTATATTCAGGATAGCTAATGTGGTGAAAGGTGAAAACGATGCTAGGGGCCCACAGGTCAGGAGAggcccacaacaaattttaaactgtatttttgaaTATGAAAGGGGCCTAGAATtccttgcatatttttttttacttgtacttTTTCTTAGTTATTTATGGTATGAAGTCATTCCAAATATTTTAGACAAATGAGTGTGATTTGGTTTAGGTATTTAGTGCTGTCCTGATTGCTGTTGGGATCTACGCGAAGGCTGCCAAAGAGTCAGGtattaaacaacattaaatatattctaggtatgattatttttatattcaattaAAGCTATTAAcgttttttatattaattattattaatatttacaagCATTATTGTTACATTCTATAATAACTGCCAGATCATTATAGCTTTAATGTCAGGGAGACCAGGTTTAATTGGCATAGTTGAGGGTTTGATCCCCTCTtacattttatcttattttttagcCATAAATTAGGAAAATGTAGGAAATATTTAATAAGTAACTGActtattattattgaataattGACATTGACTCATCCTCatctttttcttctgtggaaaaataaaaaagtcagttGATCGGCAGAACCATTCACTTTTCTTGCataataaaattaaagtaaatgatAACTGAGGCAGTCATCCTGCTGATGATTCTTTTGTTTTCAACAGAAGAAAAACATATAGAACTACAGGAGAATGGGTAAATGacagcagaattttcatttttaagattTCATTGACCATCCCAAGTTGGGttatcttacatttatagttctaTGAGATATTCAACTAAGATTTTCACATGCCAACCCACCTTCcttcatttaaaaagaaatgtcaaGAAGCTTTGATTCAGATTGATTTATCTTTTGTTCCATTCTCTTGTGTTATATTTTGTTTACTAATGTTTCACAGACGTAGTAGACACGCTGATCACAGATCCAGCACTGTTGTTGATCATCGTGGGTTCTCTCATGTTCACCATCACGTTCTTCGGGTGTTTTGGAGCATTGCGCAACATCTCTGTGCTGCTGAACACGGTCAGATGGAGTTTTCACACCTAATTCAAAACTGTCTTCTGTCCTCTAgaattagaataatatttttatcATAGTAGCCATTGGGTAAGCAAGTAAACACTAGAAAACTGCCACATTTTACGCAATTCATTAATTCAAATTTCTGTTGGctagtttgattatttctgttcCTTTACAATCTGTGCTGTTAGTAGGGTATTCTTGGTGGTTTCTAGGACATTTTAAGACAGTTACTAGGGTATACTTGTTGGTTGGTAAGCAAATAAagaaagatttatatatatatatatatatatatatatatatatatatatatatatatatatatatatatatatatattattattattattatttaaaattagggTAAATAAACAGCAGGTTGTGACACCTTAAGTTATATAGTTATATAAAACCTGTTGTGTACTGCAGAGTTACGTTTTAGTGATATTtcagcattttgtttttcatcagtTTACAAAGAAATACTGAAGTATCTGTTCAGTTTGTAGGAATATTGTTGGCCATTTTGCTGCTGCAAGTCACTACTGCTGTGCTGGGCCTTCTCTTCTCTGAAAAGGTGcatacacagacactcacaaacaaactTGCGTCTGCACCTAAACAGAGGGTTATTCCATTTTGGAGATATAATGTTTtgccataaatgtttttttaaatattaatctcaATATCTGTTGATAGGTTCAAGAGAGGACcgagctgatgatgatgaatgCGATTGTGCGCTATCGGGACGATCAGGACTTAGAAAATGTTATTGATTTTGTACAAAAAAAGGTAAAGGAACCTTATCTGCCATTTTAATATAATTCCATATATGTGATACAAGAAacagaccgatatatcagtcagaCCGATataatatttggccattttgagattgtcAGCATTAGCCAATAACTGTGCCTGATTTGACAATTAACAAAGTTTGtcccaaacccgtatgactttctttcttatgcggaacacaaatgttttaaagaatatctcggtctgtcttttcaatacaatgatagTGGgcagtgcctcactttaaagggatagttcacccaaaaatgaaaattctctcatcatttactcaccctaatgccatctctgacgtgcatgactttctttcatctgccgaacacaaattgaagatttttagaagaatttctctgctgttttggttcatacaatgcaagtgaatgggtgccaacattttgaagctcccaaAATCACAtgaatcagcataaaaataatccaatcaactccagtggtttaatcagtgtcttctgaagttatatgatagtTGCGAATGAGAAATAgttcaacatttaagtccttttttttactataaattgttcagtcagtctccactttaactttcacttttacattcttcttcttgtgtttttggtgattcacatgcttcatgcatatcaccccctacagggcagggagaagaatttctaggaaaaaaggacttaaatattgatctgtttctcacccagacctatcatatcacttctgaagtcatggattaaaacactgaagtGTTTTAAAcactggcaccattcacttgcattgtatggaccaacagagctgagaaattcttctaaaaatcttaatttgagttaagcagatgaaataaagtcatacatatcatttactcaccctcatgccatcccagatatgtatgacgtTCTTCAAGTTTTTATCATACACTTGGGTCcttattttaagctttaaagggatatttcacccaaaaataaaaattctctcatcattaactcatcctcatgccatcccagatgagagaatttatatttttgggtgaaatatccctttaaagcttaaaataagGACCCAAGCGTA from Xyrauchen texanus isolate HMW12.3.18 chromosome 39, RBS_HiC_50CHRs, whole genome shotgun sequence encodes:
- the zgc:113223 gene encoding tetraspanin-33, with the translated sequence MKTSRKRSYRAVKYTLFVCCYIFWVFSAVLIAVGIYAKAAKESDVVDTLITDPALLLIIVGSLMFTITFFGCFGALRNISVLLNTFVGILLAILLLQVTTAVLGLLFSEKVQERTELMMMNAIVRYRDDQDLENVIDFVQKKFQCCGVDSFKDWSKNMYFNCSAPSLEACGVPYSCCIRHKNETVFNSMCGYETQKTKTVSSQFIHTIGCLDKIVWWGKQNLLLVGGITLVLLCLEICMMSLAAVQLCQIRNVQMKKGKANVGQNICCNRKS